Part of the Homalodisca vitripennis isolate AUS2020 unplaced genomic scaffold, UT_GWSS_2.1 ScUCBcl_7807;HRSCAF=15630, whole genome shotgun sequence genome, tttaaagcATCTATACGTATTTAGTAATACACTAATTTTTACATCAAAACTCTTTTGAACACCCTCcttagtttaaaagttaaaagacaACCtctaattcttaaattttaatcaatccaccttctattaaaattaaattttaacacattgtaaatcaatttaatttcaatgttaattttcttCCATAGTGCggtaaataaaacaaagcaggctttatttattttactggatGTCCTACATTAATTTACCACAACACATGTTGataaagttactttaaaaatagcCATACTTGGATTAAAgtaaattacttttgaaaaatagACTATTCATGCAATTAAACATTATTGCTGGTTAACCCAAACTTgtataaggattttatttcaattttctgtTATCATAGTTATACTCTGTAATTCATAGAAAGCATTaaccttaaatataaatttaaaactactaatggttaaagattaaaattgtaaatttatcaattttaccTCAATTCTGATCAGCTTGATTCCTTTAAAGTTGTGGATTCATGTTAACAAAGGGACATATATTGCAACTGCTTACTCTAACATGCTTTAATTTGGCATGTTAAACATATTCTGAGtatatattggtattaaaatatgattgtctctgatcaaataaaagaaaagaagaaaacaagGGGAAAACAGACATGTAAGCATTTTTTATGTATGTCAAAGAATATGTGatatatgattttgtttaatGACTAAAAACTCCCAGCATTTTATAACACAACATCTAATTCAAGATCAGCACTAAAAGTGTTAAACATTAAAGAGATGTCTCTGTCCAGTGAAACATTTGGAAAGACATATACACCATAGATGTATTAATTTATGGCAATCAAACTATAGAATACTGATGTATTGTAAACcataagtataaaaaagaaatctAAATAAGACTCTAAATGTTACCTTGACTTCTGACAAATGTTTCATGACACAAGATCCATCTTCATTTGGAGGAATGTGCAGTTCCCACTTCCCATACTCAAGTTTCTTGTAAGGATGGGCAAACTTATTCCATTGATctgaaaataatttggaatttataCATCAAACACTAAATCAAGactttgaaaaacttaaattaaaacattcaattatTTTCATCCTAAAGTATACATTACATGtacaatattaatgttaaatattctcATGTTCAATATGGCTATGCTCAATAATAAAATAGACTCCAGAAGAAAATTATATCTAGCTATTCCATCAGGTACATAAGATCTTATGCTGTTGTATGCCTGACCAGACATATTTTTACATATCTGCATAGTTTTGTGGTTTGTAAAATATGAGCCCGCACTTCTAGAAATGCCTCAGGATATAAAGACACTTGAGTTAAGGACCAAACAAGCAACATGTGTTCAGTCTAATGCTCagatttactatattaaaatctAGACCCGTCAGGTCCCTCttggtataaatataaaaacataaaaaatgttgtagAAATAACAATCTTTTACAGAATTGCATTGAATACGTTAGCAATAACAGAGAAGTACCACCTTATTTTTATCTgctgttgtattttaaaacaatgataaacaCTGTAGTGCTGCtatgtgtaaaaattataatgaaaaataatggaACAGGAAATGAAGATTTCATCAGGAAATAAGCAgctgagatttaaaaaaatatgacttaAGGCTTAGGTTTTTAAAGAATGAAGCATCCAAAAATTACATCAACGATTCAGATAAGTAAAGGCATGGGACATTATAAACAATGCAAGAATAAAGAAAAAGCAACAGTCTATAATTTGCTTAAGGTAGATGGAAAAATAGTCCATAATGTAGTAGTAATTACACTACAACTTAACAACTTCTAATAACAACTACACTAATATTGgtatacaaaactttaaagaatGTTAACAACTGAGGTAACAACAAAACGTAAACCGAGAACAACATATTACACTTTCCACTCTATATCATACAAATGAAGCGGAAGTAATAGATGTAGTGAGAAACTTTAAATCAAAGAACTCATCCGGTAATGATGAAATATCACCTGGATTCCTAAAAAACTTTGTTATTGAACtgaaaaaaacactaatttttagttttttgatgTACTACGCACTCCATTAGTGATAATGTTCTATAAATCATTTGAACGAGGCCAATTCCCACCAGGTATTAAATATCAAAggtaaatccaaaatataaaaatggatgCACAGCCACAACTAGCAGCTACCAACCAATCTCAACCTACTTTAAGCTTTGTAAAAAATAGTTCTTAAGAGATAAATGATGTACTGCAATGAACACAGTCTACTAACAAACACACATATTGGTTTTACCAATGGCAAATCAACAACAACTGCAATGATTAAACTAATAGAAACCGTAGTAGATAACCTTGAGGACAAAATAATTACAACTCCGCTTTTCCTGGATTACTAcaaggcttttgactgcttgAGTCACAATCTTATCACCAAAAAGCTTGACGCTTTAGGCAAATCTGGTAAGGCTTAAGAATTGTTCAAATGCTACTACCAAAACAGAACtaccaaaaaaatattatgacaaacATACAATTTAGTACACTGCCAGTAACCTGTGGTGTACCACAGGGCACTGAACTAGTACTGGTGCTCTTAATCTTGTTCACCGATGGCATATGCCAACATCTTCACGTATGCAAACAACACCACTCTACTGTTAAGTGAAAAAATGTCCAACCTAGCTGTCAActcatatatacacatatattatacaatatacaggATGTTAAAAAAGTCCTGaacaggcttgataattcccaaacgAAAACAGGTAAAGCAATGAAACTTAGTACATCACTACTGCACCGATAGAaagatgtacattgttttaaagtgtaatgtaagatgtataTCTAGTACAGTCCAAATctcaacttaaaaataataactttatattataataactgaacCTAGTTTTTTTTCCCTTTACCATTCATTTCTGCTTTACCAAACAACCCCTTTAAAACAacgtacatcttgagctatgtattaagttaaatttgtttaccaAAATCCTTGTAGACCACCCTTCATTGAGtatgaagagtcactaactaccttaaaaactatttcttaagtacACAATACTGTGTCtttagtattcatttactaagtttcaCCCCCAAAACTTGAGCCAaggcaagaatattaaaccatctagaacaggagcTACAATATAAATGtctcaaactttaaaccagcgttattttttaaagagtgaatctTTTGAGATTAAATTTGCAGCACTGTACTCTctttactaataaagacctttaagtTGATATACTACTCAACCTTATGCTCTCATATAAGaattccttctgactccttgtgggccatcctcctgacatgacaaaaaaaatagtagttacttcaaaaagtacatttataggtcCAATAataatgtaccaagttttatttctttacctgTAATCATtcaggaattatcaagcccgtgctgGACTTCTTTAACACCCTGTACAAATATAATCTCAACTCATCCTACGAATACTGCCACAACAGTGATCTAAGTTGTTAATCCTCACTAAAACAAGCCAAGTAGGTTTTGGACATTGCAATCAAGAGATACCGCAGATTCCAGGTATTACACTGGAAAATGAAGTAAAATTCCTAGGCATGACTTGATAGCATGTACAAGGTTGAACTTTAGTGCTTACACACTCAAACAAGCCAAAGCCCTAAGTTATCTAACAACAAAAATAGcatattttgcactttttgaaaCCAACATGAAATATGGTCTAGCTGTATGAGGAGCAGACTTCTCagcaaatatacaaataatcttatttatacaAAAGAAGGTAATCAGAATTCTAGCTGGACTCCAGAGAGTAGACACCTGCATAGAGGCTTTTATGTCACCTGGAATTTTAACTATCCTCAGTCTCTATATACAAGAAGTTGTGATGCATGCTGATGGACAAAACATGGTGAAAGACTGTGATGTACAAAAACAACACATGTAATGCCCAACTCTTCAGTGTTCCAACACACCACCTAACACAATATGAGAAAAAACCCAACATATAAAGGTATTAACTCTTAAATTACCTGCCAAGAGACCTAAGAACAAGAAATGGGAACAAACTAAAGACAAGACTTCACACCTGGTTAATTGAACAGCCTTCctattcaataaacaaattctttCAGCATGAACAGATGgaataacaattaaactattatttggtacATTACCAATAACTCTGTGTATATACAATtacttattacaacatttttacaatttctgtTCTTGATGAgatgtaataaagtatattttgaatGATTGATTCAATTTGCATAAAACACTGTCACTGCCAGTGACACAGAGGTGAGAAGTAATATTGAGGCAGTAATTACTTTTGTCAATGTCCCCCACCAACCCGCAGTATTGAGGGTTGGATTCCAAGATTTCCAGATTTTCATTAATGTACACAATCAATGAATCAATAACAATgtgttacttaaaatatattgacaAATAGTGTTAACTTACTGAAATCTCCAAACAAGAACAGTTCAGTAGCTCCAGGAGCCCACTCCCTCGCTGTGACAGAGTTGTCGGAATTGATGTGGATCCCAAACCATTTATATCCCTGAGTAAAATTTTCCAGTCCTCCTTCACCTTCTGACACCTTATCAACATAATCCAAGAAGCAGGCATACCTAGAACACAAATGAAACATTTACGTGTAAGATCAGTTTAAAATGAACATTGTTTATGCACACAAAATTGTATTCCTGTGTTTTTTATAGGCTAATACAgaatttttctttgtaaatatgcATCGATACAGTGACACTGACAAAAATGAGTCTGTTAAAAGGCAAAGTAGTACAAAAAGTGTTTATCATTTttcgttccttaaaaagttcttgacccgtttcttaattgagaacgatctttcagcagtacatgtcaataatactgaattatttaaataataatagttttcaaaaataataattgaaaaaattgaaaatttccaGACCTGAACCCCCAGGTCTGGGGgtttgctggctacgtccttgcagTCATTACAAGAATGATCCATTCAGAGTGAATCGGGCCTCAGAATGCGTTGTGACCTTACTTGTGATGGTAgctacaattatttataaaggtACCTATTGGAGAGAAGTGAGGTGTAGCATTTCAcagttaaattaattgatttgaaCTCGTGGAAAGTCTGAATGGCACTGCCTAAGCTGCACAAGTCAACTCTCACTTCCTTTGAAATCCCACATTGGAATTAGGCCTATACTGTTTGTTCACATTCAAAACAAATCCCAATAAGAATACACACATCAAAATGTGCTATGTGGAGAGTGCTGCTCATGTCACAGAGTTGCTAACCAACCTGTCACAATCACAAATACTAAGACACTGTGGATATGGATTTATTTGACATTGGTTGCACTGATCGCAGGAGCAGTTGTTCCAAATTTATCAAGTATGGCATGAGCCTGTCACGATCTGCCATCAACACTCCTAATATAGTAAATGAAGTGTCTCTGTTGAGTGATACGAATAATGTGGTATGTGAACTAGCACCCTCCTATAATTATCTTTCTTCCACAGGCTTCTATTAATGTACTTAACaatgtaaaaaactaatttttttcattgCTTTGAGGGAGTTACAGAAGAAGGCTACTGattaataaaatctaaagctgttTATGTATCCTCACTCGGCTAACacccatcaagcaaataaaaatcGTGTGTGGCAGTCATTGTGTTACCAACGAACATTCTAGGCCTTTCAATAGTCGGTATAAAgagtacatttataaatttatgagactgataataaatgtgtttatatactCCTTGAAAATACACGTAAGAGAAAGACTTGCAACAAGATATTCTTCAAGACCTTATCTAGTATTATTAAGGAATTTCAAACATTAACCATAACAGAAGATGACGGTGGTTGTCTTTAAATCTTTTCAAAccccaataaaatgaaaaattaaataagccaGTGACTTAAGTAGatgaatttgataaattaatgtGTCATACATTGGCAAATACTGTTAATCAGTTTTATTTGATTGAGAAATTCTTCCAATATAATgaaactttcaaaacattttgaaagaaaaaattaactttacacaTAGAGAAAAAAATTGAGAATTAGCCTAGGATTTGGCCTAAGTGAAGAAAATGGATACAACCTGCTCAAAATTT contains:
- the LOC124374293 gene encoding 1,4-alpha-glucan-branching enzyme-like — translated: MGGKFSSLDPKEIEVPKLHVMLERDGYLKPYETEYRRRYACFLDYVDKVSEGEGGLENFTQGYKWFGIHINSDNSVTAREWAPGATELFLFGDFNQWNKFAHPYKKLEYGKWELHIPPNEDGSCVMKHLSEVKVTFRVLFRFLFYTYGLQYISIL